One window of the Rhipicephalus sanguineus isolate Rsan-2018 chromosome 4, BIME_Rsan_1.4, whole genome shotgun sequence genome contains the following:
- the LOC119390232 gene encoding phosphatidylinositol N-acetylglucosaminyltransferase subunit A, with protein sequence MERKRHRICMVSDFFYPNTGGVESHIYQLSQCLLALGHKVCVITHAYGDRKGVRYMTSGLKVYYLPFLVIYNQCTLPTIMISFPLIRNILIREEITVVHAHSAFSSLALEVMLHASTMGLRAVFTDHSLFGFADASAIITNKLLSMSLSFANHVICVSHTGKENTVLRANVPPARVSVIPNAVETAVFFPDLNKKPSSKVTIIVVSRLVYRKGVDLMAGVIPVICSRHPNVQFIIGGDGPKRLVIEEVRERHRLQERITMLGAIEHDSVRDVMVQGDIFLNASLTEAFCMAIVEACACGLQVVSTRVGGVPEVLPPDLIHLCDPSVRGLLEGLECAIERHRQGDVVPAAEAHARVSRMYRWENVAKRTQRVYDAIDHEPPVSLRQRLDRAKRSGFVFAQIFWLVVLILHVTHLVLSYIRPNSLIDKAVDYPTPKTTEKSPHRSTKSTS encoded by the exons ATGGAACGAAAGCGGCATAGGATATG CATGGTCTCGGACTTCTTTTATCCCAACACGGGTGGTGTAGAAAGTCACATCTACCAACTCTCGCAGTGTCTTCTAGCACTTGGACACAAAGTTTGTGTCATCACGCACGCTTATGGGGACAGGAAAGGGGTTAGATACATGACATCTGGACTCAAG gtcTACTACCTTCCTTTCCTTGTTATATACAACCAATGCACTCTACCAACCATCATGATTTCCTTTCCGCTGATAAGGAACATTCTGATAAGAGAAGAAATCACTGTTGTTCACGCACATTCA GCATTCTCTTCCTTGGCATTGGAGGTCATGCTGCATGCTTCCACTATGGGTCTTCGAGCCGTCTTTACAGACCACTCACTGTTTGGCTTTGCCGATGCCAGTGCAATCATCACAAACAAATTGCTCAGCATGTCTCTATCCTTTGCCAACCACGTCATATGTGTGTCGCACACTGG AAAGGAGAACACTGTGCTGAGGGCTAATGTACCACCTGCCAGGGTTTCCGTCATACCGAATGCCGTAGAGACTGCAGTATTTTTCCCCGACCTGAACAAGAAGCCCTCGAGCAAAG TTACTATCATTGTGGTCAGTCGGCTGGTGTACCGCAAGGGCGTCGACCTGATGGCAGGTGTCATTCCGGTGATTTGCAGCAGGCACCCTAATGTGCAGTTCATCATAG GTGGTGACGGCCCGAAAAGACTTGTGATTGAAGAAGTCCGGGAACGGCATCGGCTCCAGGAGCGAATTACAATGCTGGGAGCCATCGAGCATGACTCTGTGAGAGAT GTGATGGTTCAAGGGGACATCTTCCTCAATGCTTCGTTAACAGAGGCGTTCTGCATGGCTATCGTAGAAGCCTGTGCCTGTGG TTTGCAGGTCGTGAGCACCAGAGTTGGAGGCGTGCCCGAGGTGCTTCCACCTGACCTGATCCATCTCTGTGATCCCAGCGTCCGAG GGCTTCTGGAAGGATTGGAGTGTGCTATAGAGCGGCATCGGCAAGGTGATGTAGTGCCTGCCGCAGAAGCGCATGCACGAGTAAGCAGGATGTACCGCTGGGAAAACGTGGCCAAGCGAACGCAACGTGTATATGATGCCATTGACCACGAACCTCCGGTATCGCTTCGTCAGAGGCTGGACAG GGCGAAACGCTCTGGCTTCGTCTTTGCTCAAATCTTCTGGCTAGTCGTTCTAATCCTCCATGTCACCCACCTTGTGCTCTCTTACATCAGGCCCAATTCG CTGATTGACAAAGCAGTGGACTACCCAACTCCCAAGACAACAGAAAAAAGTCCGCACCGGTCCACGAAAAGCACAAGTTGA